The Synechococcus sp. MU1643 genome contains a region encoding:
- the rpsO gene encoding 30S ribosomal protein S15, with amino-acid sequence MSLDTSEKQQLINTHQTHGTDTGSAEVQVAMLSERINRLSSHLQNNIHDFSSRQGLLKMIGRRKRLLSYMRSKSEQRYADTIAKLGIRG; translated from the coding sequence ATGTCGCTTGATACCTCCGAGAAGCAGCAGCTGATCAACACCCACCAGACCCACGGCACCGACACCGGTTCGGCCGAGGTCCAGGTGGCCATGCTGAGTGAGCGGATCAACCGTCTCAGCAGCCACCTGCAGAACAACATCCATGACTTCTCCTCACGCCAGGGGCTGCTCAAGATGATTGGCCGCCGCAAGCGCCTGCTGAGCTACATGCGGAGCAAGAGCGAGCAACGCTACGCCGACACGATCGCCAAACTGGGCATCCGCGGCTGA
- the ruvA gene encoding Holliday junction branch migration protein RuvA, with product MIGWLQGRPMECWTQGNRSGVLLLCGGVGYEVHLTERHQHNHSADVDLNLWIHQVQREDGSSLYGFPLRQERDLFRLLISVSGVGPQAGLALMQECKPQELVEAISSGDLRRLCKAQGIGKRTAERLAVELRASIAAFAGVDPAPSLAEGVSSEQMPASGVDVEATLSMLGYDDLEIRRAIRAIAEGADGQPPAGDDQDAWLRGCLQWLSRESA from the coding sequence ATGATCGGCTGGCTACAGGGACGACCGATGGAGTGCTGGACTCAAGGCAACCGTAGCGGCGTTCTGCTGCTCTGCGGTGGGGTCGGTTATGAGGTGCACCTGACTGAGCGACATCAGCACAACCATTCTGCTGATGTCGATTTGAACCTATGGATTCATCAGGTGCAGCGGGAGGACGGCAGCAGCCTCTACGGCTTTCCCCTGCGCCAGGAGCGGGATTTGTTCCGCCTGTTGATCAGCGTCAGCGGTGTGGGCCCCCAGGCGGGTCTGGCGTTAATGCAGGAATGCAAGCCCCAGGAGCTGGTGGAAGCGATCAGCAGTGGTGATCTACGCCGACTCTGCAAGGCGCAGGGCATCGGCAAACGCACCGCTGAGCGCCTGGCGGTGGAACTCAGGGCCTCGATTGCGGCTTTCGCGGGCGTGGATCCCGCCCCATCGCTAGCGGAGGGCGTCAGCTCGGAGCAGATGCCGGCAAGCGGTGTCGACGTCGAAGCCACTCTCTCGATGCTGGGTTACGACGATCTGGAAATCCGTCGCGCCATCCGTGCCATCGCCGAGGGGGCAGATGGCCAACCACCCGCTGGAGACGACCAGGACGCCTGGCTGCGGGGCTGCTTGCAATGGTTGAGCCGTGAATCAGCCTGA